One stretch of Eriocheir sinensis breed Jianghai 21 unplaced genomic scaffold, ASM2467909v1 Scaffold1227, whole genome shotgun sequence DNA includes these proteins:
- the LOC126989590 gene encoding uncharacterized protein LOC126989590 isoform X8, translating into MWYWCAGYPFTGSLITYTPRSFSASVVDSGVFPMWYWCAGYPFTGSLITYTPRSFSASVVDSGVFPMWYWCAGYPFTGSLVTYTPRSFSASVVDSGVFPVWYWCAGYPFTGSLVTYTPRSFSASVVNSGVFPMWYWCAGYPFTGSLVTYTPRSFSASVVDSGVFPMWYWCAGYPFTGSLVTFTPRSFSASVVDSGVFPMWYWCAGYPFTGSLVTYTPRSFSASVVDSGVFPMWYWCAGYPFTGSLVTYTPRSFSASVVDSGVFPMWYWCAGYPFTGSLVTYTPRSFSASVVDSGVFPMWYWCAGYPFTGSLVTFTPRSFSASVVDSGVFPMWYWCAGYPFTGSLVTYTPRSFSASVVDSGVFPMWYWCAGYPFTGSLVTYTPRSFSASVVDSGVFPMWYWCAGYPFTGSLVTYAPRSFSASVVDSGVFPMWYWCAGYPFTGSLVTYTPRSFSASVVDSGVFPMWYWCAGYPFTGSLVTFTPRSFSASVVDSGVFPMWYWCAGYPLPRCRTTFFFIEL; encoded by the exons atgtggtattggtgtgctggatatcccttcactggtagcctgataacatacactcccaggtctttctctgcctctgtggtggatagtggagtgtttcccatgtggtattggtgtgctggatatcccttcactggtagcctgataacatacactcccaggtctttctctgcctctgtggtggatagtggagtgtttcccatgtggtattggtgtgctggatatccctttactggtagcctggtaacatacactcccaggtctttctctgcctctgtggtggatagtggagtgtttcccgtgtggtattggtgtgctggatatcccttcactggtagcctggtaacatacactcccag gtctttctctgcctctgtggtgaatagtggagtgtttcccatgtggtattggtgtgctggatatcccttcactggtagcctggtaacatacactcccaggtctttctctgcctctgtggtggatagtggagtgtttcccatgtggtattggtgtgctggatatcccttcactggtagcctggtaacattcactcccag gtctttctctgcctctgtggtggatagtggagtgtttcccatgtggtattggtgtgctggatatcccttcactggtagcctggtgacatacactcccag gtctttctctgcctccgtggtggatagtggagtgtttcccatgtggtattggtgtgctggatatcccttcactggtagcctggtaacatacactcccaggtctttctctgcctctgtggtggatagtggagtgtttcccatgtggtattggtgtgctggatatcccttcactggtagcctggtgacatacactcccaggtctttctctgcctctgtggtggatagtggagtgtttcccatgtggtattggtgtgctggatatcccttcactggtagcctggtaacattcactcccag gtctttctctgcctccgtggtggatagtggagtgtttcccatgtggtattggtgtgctggatatcccttcactggtagcctggtaacatacactcccaggtctttctctgcctccgtggtggatagtggagtgtttcccatgtggtattggtgtgctggatatcccttcactggtagcctggtaacatacactcccag gtctttctctgcctctgtggtggatagtggagtgtttcccatgtggtattggtgtgctggatatcccttcactggtagcctggtaacatacgctcccag gtctttctctgcctctgtggtggatagtggagtgtttcccatgtggtattggtgtgctggatatcccttcactggtagcctggtaacatacactcccaggtctttctctgcctctgtggtggatagtggagtgtttcccatgtggtattggtgtgctggatatcccttcactggtagcctggtaacattcactcccaggtctttctctgcctctgtggtggatagtggagtgtttcccatgtggtattggtgtgctggatatcccctcccacggtgcaggactacatttttcttcattgaattatag
- the LOC126989590 gene encoding uncharacterized protein LOC126989590 isoform X48, with the protein MWYWCAGYPFTGSLITYTPRSFSASVVDSGVFPMWYWCAGYPFTGSLITYTPRSFSASVVDSGVFPMWYWCAGYPFTGSLVTYTPRSFSASVVDSGVFPMWYWCAGYPFTGSLVTYTPRSFSASVVDSGVFPMWYWCAGYPFTGSLVTYTPRSFSASVVDSGVFPMWYWCAGYPFTGSLVTYTPRSFSASVVDSGVFPMWYWCAGYPFTGSLVTYAPRSFSASVVDSGVFPMWYWCAGYPFTGSLVTYTPRSFSASVVDSGVFPMWYWCAGYPFTGSLVTFTPRSFSASVVDSGVFPMWYWCAGYPLPRCRTTFFFIEL; encoded by the exons atgtggtattggtgtgctggatatcccttcactggtagcctgataacatacactcccaggtctttctctgcctctgtggtggatagtggagtgtttcccatgtggtattggtgtgctggatatcccttcactggtagcctgataacatacactcccaggtctttctctgcctctgtggtggatagtggagtgtttcccatgtggtattggtgtgctggatatccctttactggtagcctggtaacatacactcccag gtctttctctgcctccgtggtggatagtggagtgtttcccatgtggtattggtgtgctggatatcccttcactggtagcctggtaacatacactcccag gtctttctctgcctccgtggtggatagtggagtgtttcccatgtggtattggtgtgctggatatcccttcactggtagcctggtaacatacactcccaggtctttctctgcctccgtggtggatagtggagtgtttcccatgtggtattggtgtgctggatatcccttcactggtagcctggtaacatacactcccag gtctttctctgcctctgtggtggatagtggagtgtttcccatgtggtattggtgtgctggatatcccttcactggtagcctggtaacatacgctcccag gtctttctctgcctctgtggtggatagtggagtgtttcccatgtggtattggtgtgctggatatcccttcactggtagcctggtaacatacactcccaggtctttctctgcctctgtggtggatagtggagtgtttcccatgtggtattggtgtgctggatatcccttcactggtagcctggtaacattcactcccaggtctttctctgcctctgtggtggatagtggagtgtttcccatgtggtattggtgtgctggatatcccctcccacggtgcaggactacatttttcttcattgaattatag
- the LOC126989590 gene encoding uncharacterized protein LOC126989590 isoform X26, with protein MWYWCAGYPFTGSLITYTPRSFSASVVDSGVFPMWYWCAGYPFTGSLITYTPRSFSASVVDSGVFPMWYWCAGYPFTGSLVTYTPRSFSASVVDSGVFPMWYWCAGYPFTGSLVTYTPRSFSASVVDSGVFPMWYWCAGYPFTGSLVTFTPRSFSASVVDSGVFPMWYWCAGYPFTGSLVTYTPRSFSASVVDSGVFPMWYWCAGYPFTGSLVTYTPRSFSASVVDSGVFPMWYWCAGYPFTGSLVTYTPRSFSASVVDSGVFPMWYWCAGYPFTGSLVTYTPRSFSASVVDSGVFPMWYWCAGYPFTGSLVTYAPRSFSASVVDSGVFPMWYWCAGYPFTGSLVTYTPRSFSASVVDSGVFPMWYWCAGYPFTGSLVTFTPRSFSASVVDSGVFPMWYWCAGYPLPRCRTTFFFIEL; from the exons atgtggtattggtgtgctggatatcccttcactggtagcctgataacatacactcccaggtctttctctgcctctgtggtggatagtggagtgtttcccatgtggtattggtgtgctggatatcccttcactggtagcctgataacatacactcccaggtctttctctgcctctgtggtggatagtggagtgtttcccatgtggtattggtgtgctggatatccctttactggtagcctggtaacatacactcccag gtctttctctgcctctgtggtggatagtggagtgtttcccatgtggtattggtgtgctggatatcccttcactggtagcctggtgacatacactcccaggtctttctctgcctctgtggtggatagtggagtgtttcccatgtggtattggtgtgctggatatcccttcactggtagcctggtaacattcactcccag gtctttctctgcctctgtggtggatagtggagtgtttcccatgtggtattggtgtgctggatatcccttcactggtagcctggtgacatacactcccag gtctttctctgcctccgtggtggatagtggagtgtttcccatgtggtattggtgtgctggatatcccttcactggtagcctggtaacatacactcccag gtctttctctgcctccgtggtggatagtggagtgtttcccatgtggtattggtgtgctggatatcccttcactggtagcctggtaacatacactcccaggtctttctctgcctccgtggtggatagtggagtgtttcccatgtggtattggtgtgctggatatcccttcactggtagcctggtaacatacactcccag gtctttctctgcctctgtggtggatagtggagtgtttcccatgtggtattggtgtgctggatatcccttcactggtagcctggtaacatacgctcccag gtctttctctgcctctgtggtggatagtggagtgtttcccatgtggtattggtgtgctggatatcccttcactggtagcctggtaacatacactcccaggtctttctctgcctctgtggtggatagtggagtgtttcccatgtggtattggtgtgctggatatcccttcactggtagcctggtaacattcactcccaggtctttctctgcctctgtggtggatagtggagtgtttcccatgtggtattggtgtgctggatatcccctcccacggtgcaggactacatttttcttcattgaattatag
- the LOC126989590 gene encoding uncharacterized protein LOC126989590 isoform X41 yields the protein MWYWCAGYPFTGSLITYTPRSFSASVVDSGVFPMWYWCAGYPFTGSLITYTPRSFSASVVDSGVFPMWYWCAGYPFTGSLVTYTPRSFSASVVDSGVFPVWYWCAGYPFTGSLVTYTPRSFSASVVNSGVFPMWYWCAGYPFTGSLVTYTPRSFSASVVDSGVFPMWYWCAGYPFTGSLVTFTPRSFSASVVDSGVFPMWYWCAGYPFTGSLVTYTPRSFSASVVDSGVFPMWYWCAGYPFTGSLVTYTPRSFSASVVDSGVFPMWYWCAGYPFTGSLVTYTPRSFSASVVDSGVFPMWYWCAGYPFTGSLVTFTPRSFSASVVDSGVFPMWYWCAGYPLPRCRTTFFFIEL from the exons atgtggtattggtgtgctggatatcccttcactggtagcctgataacatacactcccaggtctttctctgcctctgtggtggatagtggagtgtttcccatgtggtattggtgtgctggatatcccttcactggtagcctgataacatacactcccaggtctttctctgcctctgtggtggatagtggagtgtttcccatgtggtattggtgtgctggatatccctttactggtagcctggtaacatacactcccaggtctttctctgcctctgtggtggatagtggagtgtttcccgtgtggtattggtgtgctggatatcccttcactggtagcctggtaacatacactcccag gtctttctctgcctctgtggtgaatagtggagtgtttcccatgtggtattggtgtgctggatatcccttcactggtagcctggtaacatacactcccaggtctttctctgcctctgtggtggatagtggagtgtttcccatgtggtattggtgtgctggatatcccttcactggtagcctggtaacattcactcccag gtctttctctgcctccgtggtggatagtggagtgtttcccatgtggtattggtgtgctggatatcccttcactggtagcctggtaacatacactcccag gtctttctctgcctccgtggtggatagtggagtgtttcccatgtggtattggtgtgctggatatcccttcactggtagcctggtaacatacactcccag gtctttctctgcctctgtggtggatagtggagtgtttcccatgtggtattggtgtgctggatatcccttcactggtagcctggtaacatacactcccaggtctttctctgcctctgtggtggatagtggagtgtttcccatgtggtattggtgtgctggatatcccttcactggtagcctggtaacattcactcccaggtctttctctgcctctgtggtggatagtggagtgtttcccatgtggtattggtgtgctggatatcccctcccacggtgcaggactacatttttcttcattgaattatag